Within the Glycine max cultivar Williams 82 chromosome 12, Glycine_max_v4.0, whole genome shotgun sequence genome, the region TCGTCAAGATAGTGGTTTTTTAGGTGAGAGAATCAAAGGGGGTCTGAATTACAGTCCCTGGATCATTAACCAATTGGCCTCAAGTTTGAGAACCCAAGAGAGGGTGAAGAAGGCCAAACCTGGTGTTGTTTCTGCTGTTCTTACATCAAGTAACACCAAAGAATCAGTGGTAGGTTCAATTCTGTTTTTGGATCCATTTTCTAGTTCCTaaccttaaactttttttatggtCTTGATCAGTATGGTTGTTGTAAGACTAGGTCCTTTGTTTCTGTGGCTAACACTTTTTGTCATTATTTGACAAATGGTCGTATTCTCATTATTGTGAATTTCGTTTTCAGGCTTTTCAAATGCCATCGTTTCTCAGAAGAAAGGCTGATccaaaaaatgttgtttccaTCATATTGGGAGGGGGACCTGGGATTCAACTCTTTCCTCTTACCAAGCGAGCTGCCACACCTGCTGTGAGTAAATCATTGTCTTCTTGAGTGAAGAAACATCACTTATTggagaataaaaagaaagactaaaattattTGGAGTTCCATGTTAAGATGATACTGTATTCGTTTGCAGGTTCCTGTTGGTGGATGCTACAGGCTTATAGACATCCCAATGAGCAATTGCATCAACAGTGGCcttaacaaaatatttgtacTGACCCAATTCAACTCTGCATCCCTCAATCGTCACATTTCCCGCACCTATTTTGGAAACGGAATCAACTTTGGGGATGGATGTGTGGAGGTATGGTATCACAGAATTTGATCATGGTGATTGTTAGAGGTCCTAAATAACTCATACATCATTCTCTGGTTGCTTTTTTGTGTTTAAGATATATTTGTGGaacttataaaatgataaaatgttcATAAAATTGTATTATAGTTTTATTAAAGATACAGTTTTGGCTGTGATTGATAGAGAAGTATGAGCCATGAGATTCTTGTTAGTATATTTTGGGAGGAGGGGGCTCCAGGGCAAGGATTGTAGACCAATCAATGTTTTTgttcattataatttaatatgataaaaacaaGTCGAATACTGAACAGGTTCTGGCGGCTACGCAAACACAAGGAGAAACTGGAAAGAACTGGTTCCAAGGAACAGCAGATGCTGTGAGGCAATTTACATGGGTATTTGAGGTGGGAACATAATCTTTAGTACACGCCAGATTTCTGTATATACGTTACTGCATgtccctcctttttttttttattctcaagtTGAATTGGACAGTAATAGTTTGAATGTATTAGGATGCCAAGCACACAAACATTGAGAATGTATTGATCTTGGCCGGAGATCATCTATACCGAATGGATTACATGGACCTTGTGCAGGTATACTTGTTAATTGTTACGTATCAGAGCTGTGTAATTCTTCTCATTCgttattattgaaatttattattaattgtattCTGTCAATGTTTTGTATCATTCACAGAATTAAGGCAATTAATTCACTCAAAAAATAACTAGTTCCAAGGTTCTTTTATCTTACCATTCTTGTGTTCATACACTAagtctttttaataattttgccAAATGTTCCAAAGTTTTTAGACACACCCAGTTCATACTTGGAgtgtttcttcattttattttcacaatttttgcTGATTATATCTATCTTATAATAAATATGCAGAGTCACGTTGACAGAAATGCAGATATTACAGTATCATGTGCTGCTGTAGGTGAAAGGTGTGTTCAGTCTTCTTTTACATGTGTTTCTTTTTGTTGCACGTTTGTTTGTACTGTGCTGCTGGGAGAATATATTCTCTTTCACTGGGAAGGAAAGGGTCGCAATAGAAAAAGTAGAGACACACTAACTTCctaaacaaaaaacattaaaagttcaatcttatttttaagtttcattTCCAATTGCCTGTTTTTCAGCCGCGCATCAGATTATGGATTGGTCAAGGCAGATGGCAGAGGTCGCATCATCCAATtttcagaaaaaccgaagggTGCTGATCTGAAAGCAATGGTAAGTCCAAACACAAGGAACTAAAATTGGTTACTGGTCACTATCAGAAAGaacgaaacaaaaaaaaatactatatttcaACTGTCTTGCCTCAACTTTCTCAGAGTGAACAACCGAGCATCCTACTAGCACTACAGAAATTCCAGCGAAGTTCATATATGTATCCAGAATGACTTATCATACATCATACGATAACATCACAAATTGATGTACTAAACATATTAAGAACGTGcagatatatatttaaaacatatatattatataggcTCAATTTGCAAACTTCTACATTTAACATTTGAATCCAAAAGTTGCCTCAGGCTCTATTTCTACATTTACTTTCTACAAGTATGAAATAATCCTGCAAACTTGCAGGTCCcaatatttgaaattataagTTGTGTTGTGGCATATTAATGTGATCATGATATATTTTCTCTACTCTCAGTCTAATCATGTTTTCCTGTTGCTTCTCTGCAGCAAGTAGATACCTCTGTGCTTGGGTTGCCACCCCATGAAGCAAAAAGGTCACCATATATTGCATCTATGGGGGTTTATGTATTCAAGACAGATGTTTTACTCAAGCTTCTGAAATGGAGATATCCTACATCCAATGACTTTGGATCTGAAATCATTCCTGCAGCAGTGAGGGAAAACAATGTCCAAGTAAGAGAAATTGCACTAAACATATCTCTTTTCAAATGTTTTGATCTATTCTAGAAAGAGTCTTATCTTGCATTTACAAGGAACTAATCACTATTTTAATGAGGTAACAATACAAGTTGAATGTTTATTGCCCTCTTTCAGGCGTATTTTTTCAATGACTATTGGGAAGACATTGGaacaataaaatcattttatgatGCTAACTTGGCTCTTACTGAAGAGGTGGGTTCAAGACATTTACTGTTCctaaatttcttatttaatggTCTTTCTATTTTGTAGGTTTAGGCACTACTATAGAACCGTGCACTAGTTACAAGCTACAATATCAAAGAAGCATACTTATTTAGTTTCCCTTATTTTGCTTTCAGTGTAATATAGCCCGGTGGTCATTTAGCATTAGGTTACCATGAATAAATCAACATAGTATATTTCAATTTGTGGCATACTAAATCTGTAAACCAGATGAGAATGAATCAACATAAAGTGTATAACCAGTAATGGTTCCTTATATATGGAAGCTTGGAGTATGAGGAAAGGCATGCCCTTGGAATTTGGATATGTTCAAGATTCATCGGCCAAATACAATTACACTCACAGTTCAAATAGCTGCTAGAATGTAGCAAATTGTCATTGACCTGAAACTAATACCTGTTTTATGCTATGCTACTCTCTTACAGAATCCAATGTTCAAATTTTATGATCCCAAGACACCCATTTACACGTCTCCAAGATTCCTACCACCAACAAAGATTGACAAGTGCAGGGTATGACTGTGACCATCTATCTTAAAAGTTTGCTCTTAGTTTCATGAGATGTATCACTTATCATGTTTGAGTTGCTCCGTAGATTGTGGATGCAATAATCTCCCATGGATGTTTCCTAAGAGAATGCACTGTCCAACATTCCATTGTGGGTGAACGTTCACGTTTGGATTATGGTGTTGAGCTCCAGGTAAATTACCTTAGTTTCTAGACCAAGGATGCTAGACCATTCTATTTAAGGTTCCTACCATCTAAAATTCTTAAATCATCTTTTACAGGACACTGTAATGATGGGAGCTGACTATTACCAAACTGAATCCGAAATTGCTTCTCTGCTGGCAGAGGGGAAGGTTCCCATTGGGATTGGAAGGAACACCAAAATAAGGTAATAATCTCACCCTAAGATGAACACTACACTACCTAATTGGCTAATTCAATATATTGGTTTTAGAAGTTCACACTAAATATTAGTGTCTTTATCATGATAAAGAATTAGCTTAAAATGTACCTAATACTAATAGTCATCTGATCCTTGTTACTTGTTGTCCTTGTTAAAGGAACTGCATAATTGACAAGAATGCAAAGATCGGGAAAGATGTCATCATCATGAACAAAGATGTGAGCATGATTGCCTTATCTTGTTTTTACATTTGAGCCAATTTTGTtagttaatagttttttttttctagtcttAGATAATTGTGTAGCACAAGTCATTAGTATAATGTTGTTATCTATAACCATGCAAATTATTTGTCTGTAGGGCGTTCAAGAAGCAGATAGACCAGAAGATGGATTTTACATTCGATCAGGAATCACAGTCATATTGGAGAAGGCAACAATAGAAGATGGCACTGTCATATAAAGGGGTGAAAGTACTTATTTCATGGACTGGTGAGGTGGCCAGCAGTAGCTCGAAGAAGCATTCCAAGGAACTTTGGGGACAGAAGGTTACAATTGAAAAATCAGCACCCCCTTTTGCTATATATGCAAAATAGAAGGCTCTCCCActgcatataaaaatatagaatgaATAGTGTATGAAATCAAAATGCATAAacgtaaataaaattaaaagctgGATGTGAACTGCCAAACTATTTTGTCCTTTAATTAGTATCACTGAAgtattttactattaattactTGGGATAATGAATTTAAGTGCACAAAAGAATTTGAGGGATTCTTTCATTGTTCTCTTCCTCTCCACAATGAGCAACAGCTTTAAAGTATAGCtcgtaattaattaatcaaaatttaaaatagtactTGCGAAAATAGAACTGTAAGCAAATGTGCAATAAGAAACTAGCACAGGCACTGAAGCACGTGTTTAAGTATGGAAGGTTGCATACTTG harbors:
- the LOC100808791 gene encoding glucose-1-phosphate adenylyltransferase large subunit 1, with protein sequence MVSACVTLKANTHLVKSRKDNTFRQDSGFLGERIKGGLNYSPWIINQLASSLRTQERVKKAKPGVVSAVLTSSNTKESVAFQMPSFLRRKADPKNVVSIILGGGPGIQLFPLTKRAATPAVPVGGCYRLIDIPMSNCINSGLNKIFVLTQFNSASLNRHISRTYFGNGINFGDGCVEVLAATQTQGETGKNWFQGTADAVRQFTWVFEDAKHTNIENVLILAGDHLYRMDYMDLVQSHVDRNADITVSCAAVGESRASDYGLVKADGRGRIIQFSEKPKGADLKAMQVDTSVLGLPPHEAKRSPYIASMGVYVFKTDVLLKLLKWRYPTSNDFGSEIIPAAVRENNVQAYFFNDYWEDIGTIKSFYDANLALTEENPMFKFYDPKTPIYTSPRFLPPTKIDKCRIVDAIISHGCFLRECTVQHSIVGERSRLDYGVELQDTVMMGADYYQTESEIASLLAEGKVPIGIGRNTKIRNCIIDKNAKIGKDVIIMNKDGVQEADRPEDGFYIRSGITVILEKATIEDGTVI